The Serratia rhizosphaerae genome has a segment encoding these proteins:
- a CDS encoding fimbria/pilus periplasmic chaperone, whose protein sequence is MLNQTPTRLNIAVLGAPLVIAALLAAAPAQGAIALDRTRVIFDGDQKTVSLNISNQNKQLPYLAQGWIEDEQGNKIQSPFTVLPPVQRVEPGKPSQVKIQALPAAKLLPQDRETLYYFNLREIPPRSNKPNTLQIALQTRIKMFYRPAAVAPQKNAAPSQQLLTLTRQGDKYVVKNPTPYYVTLVDGATRKGGKSVAGFEPVMVAPKGSAPLGVSASAIGTSPVLTYINDYGGRPQLVFRCTGNLCLTVADKQ, encoded by the coding sequence ATGCTTAACCAGACTCCAACCAGACTGAATATCGCCGTATTGGGCGCACCGCTTGTGATTGCCGCGCTGCTGGCGGCCGCGCCGGCGCAGGGCGCGATTGCGCTGGATCGCACGCGGGTGATTTTTGACGGCGACCAGAAGACGGTCAGCCTGAATATCAGCAATCAGAACAAACAACTGCCTTATCTGGCCCAGGGCTGGATCGAGGATGAGCAGGGCAACAAGATTCAATCGCCGTTTACGGTGCTGCCGCCGGTACAGCGGGTTGAGCCGGGCAAGCCCAGCCAGGTGAAGATTCAGGCGCTGCCGGCGGCCAAACTGCTGCCGCAGGATCGCGAGACGCTTTACTACTTCAACCTGCGTGAGATACCGCCGCGCAGCAACAAGCCCAATACCCTGCAGATCGCGCTGCAGACGCGGATCAAAATGTTCTACCGCCCGGCGGCCGTCGCGCCGCAGAAGAATGCGGCGCCCAGTCAGCAGTTGCTGACGCTGACTCGTCAGGGCGACAAGTATGTGGTGAAAAACCCGACGCCTTACTACGTGACGCTGGTGGACGGCGCGACGCGCAAGGGCGGTAAGAGCGTCGCCGGTTTTGAGCCGGTGATGGTGGCGCCGAAAGGCAGCGCGCCCCTCGGCGTGTCCGCTTCGGCGATCGGCACCAGCCCGGTACTGACCTATATCAATGACTACGGCGGCCGTCCGCAGCTGGTCTTCCGCTGTACGGGCAACCTTTGCCTGACGGTGGCGGACAAGCAGTAA
- a CDS encoding outer membrane usher protein, translating into MLSPAGKLFRLQTLRLCVALAFGSPVTWLFAAEEIQFNTDVLDVNDRQNIDLSQFTRSGYIMPGNYTMAVHVNKNDLPEQPIVFVAPENNAKGSEVCLSPALVKQLGVKEKLESTLRWTHGGQCLDLRSLAGMEARGDLGSSSLYLNIPQAYLEYSSENWDPPSRWDDGIPGLLLDYNLNAQTQKNLKAGGNGYSLSGNGTAGGNLGAWRLRADWQASVNHQTGSGKASDKQFDWSRYYAYRAIPALRSRLTMGEDYLNSDLFDSLRFTGASLRSDDNMLPPNLRGYAPEISGVAKTNAKVVVSQQGRVLYETQVAAGPFLIQDINDAVSGELDVRVEEQDGSVQQFKMNTASIPYLTRPGRVRYKLAAGKPTEWGHHLRGPLFGTGEFSWGISNGWSLYGGAIGGGDYNALSLGLGRDLMLLGALSFDVTQSRARLPQEGVKSGGSYRLSYSKNFDEYDSQVTFAGYRFSQEDFMSMGEYLDVRYQGDRNGKSKEMYTLSFNKQFRDLGLSAYLNYSHQTYWDRAANDRYNLMLSRYFDLGEFKNLSLSLSAYRNRYNARNDDGMYLSLSVPWGSSGTISYNTTIDRNDNTHRVGYYDRVNEHDNYQLSAGAGRSGATLSGYYSHEGDMAQVNANASYQAGRYSAVGLAAQGGMTITAEGAALHRIATPGGTRLLLDTDGVPDVPVRGYGSTVATNRFGQAVVTDVNSYYRNKASIDLNALGDKVEATRSVVQATLTEGAIGYRRFAVIAGEKAMAIIKLADGSEPPFGATVMNARQQETGIVNDGGSVYLSGINPGEAMTVHWNGAAQCEVHLPMPLPADMLMNNLLLPCRPVGAQDTPRPDDQTGAAAHGH; encoded by the coding sequence ATGCTTTCACCGGCAGGGAAGTTATTTCGCCTGCAAACACTGAGGCTGTGCGTTGCTTTGGCGTTTGGCAGCCCCGTAACGTGGTTGTTTGCCGCTGAAGAAATTCAGTTTAATACCGATGTATTAGATGTTAACGATCGTCAGAATATCGATCTGAGCCAGTTTACCCGCAGCGGTTACATTATGCCGGGTAATTACACCATGGCGGTTCACGTAAATAAAAACGATCTGCCGGAGCAGCCGATCGTTTTTGTCGCACCAGAAAATAATGCCAAAGGCAGTGAAGTGTGCCTGTCGCCGGCATTGGTCAAACAGCTGGGCGTAAAAGAAAAGCTGGAAAGTACGCTGCGCTGGACACACGGCGGGCAGTGTCTGGATTTACGCAGTCTGGCCGGTATGGAGGCGCGCGGCGATTTAGGCTCTTCGTCGCTGTATCTCAACATTCCTCAGGCCTATCTGGAATACAGCTCGGAAAACTGGGATCCGCCGTCGCGCTGGGATGACGGTATTCCGGGGCTGCTGCTGGATTACAACCTCAATGCGCAAACGCAAAAGAACCTGAAGGCGGGCGGCAACGGTTACAGCCTGAGCGGCAACGGCACCGCCGGCGGCAACCTGGGCGCCTGGCGCCTGCGCGCCGACTGGCAGGCCAGCGTTAACCACCAGACCGGCTCGGGCAAGGCGAGCGACAAGCAGTTCGACTGGAGCCGCTATTACGCCTACCGGGCGATACCGGCGCTGCGCTCCCGCCTGACGATGGGGGAGGACTATCTGAATTCCGATCTGTTCGACAGCCTGCGCTTTACCGGCGCCAGCCTGCGTTCGGACGACAATATGCTGCCGCCGAATCTGCGCGGTTACGCGCCGGAAATCAGCGGCGTAGCGAAAACCAACGCCAAGGTGGTGGTCAGCCAGCAGGGGCGCGTGCTGTATGAAACCCAGGTGGCCGCCGGCCCGTTCCTCATTCAGGACATTAATGATGCGGTGTCCGGCGAGCTGGACGTGCGGGTGGAAGAGCAGGACGGCAGCGTGCAGCAGTTCAAGATGAATACCGCCAGCATTCCGTATCTGACGCGGCCGGGCAGGGTGCGCTACAAGCTGGCCGCCGGCAAACCGACGGAGTGGGGGCACCATCTGCGCGGGCCGCTGTTCGGCACCGGCGAGTTTTCCTGGGGGATCAGCAACGGCTGGTCGCTGTACGGCGGCGCCATCGGCGGCGGGGACTACAACGCGCTGTCGCTGGGGCTGGGACGCGATCTGATGCTGCTGGGGGCGCTCTCCTTCGACGTCACCCAGTCGCGGGCCAGACTGCCGCAGGAAGGGGTCAAAAGCGGCGGCTCTTACCGCCTGAGCTATTCGAAAAACTTTGATGAGTATGACAGCCAGGTCACCTTCGCCGGTTACCGCTTCTCCCAGGAAGACTTTATGAGCATGGGGGAGTACCTGGACGTCCGCTATCAGGGGGATCGCAACGGCAAGAGCAAGGAGATGTACACCCTCTCTTTCAATAAACAGTTTCGCGATCTGGGGTTGAGCGCCTACCTCAACTACAGCCATCAGACCTACTGGGATCGGGCGGCGAACGACCGCTACAACCTGATGCTGTCGCGCTATTTCGATCTGGGCGAGTTTAAAAACCTGAGCCTGTCGCTGTCGGCCTACCGCAACCGCTATAACGCGCGCAATGACGACGGCATGTACCTGTCGCTGTCGGTGCCGTGGGGCAGCAGCGGCACGATCAGCTACAACACCACGATCGACCGGAACGACAACACGCACCGCGTCGGTTACTACGACCGGGTGAATGAACACGACAACTATCAGCTGAGCGCCGGCGCCGGGCGCAGCGGGGCGACGCTCAGCGGCTACTACAGCCACGAAGGCGATATGGCGCAGGTGAACGCCAATGCCAGCTACCAGGCCGGCCGCTACAGCGCCGTCGGCCTGGCCGCGCAGGGCGGGATGACGATCACGGCGGAAGGCGCGGCGCTGCACCGCATCGCGACGCCGGGCGGCACCCGGCTGCTGCTGGATACCGACGGGGTGCCCGATGTGCCGGTGCGTGGCTACGGCAGCACGGTGGCGACCAACCGCTTTGGTCAGGCCGTGGTGACGGATGTAAACAGCTATTACCGCAATAAGGCCAGCATCGATCTCAACGCGCTGGGCGACAAGGTGGAGGCGACGCGTTCGGTGGTGCAGGCCACCCTGACCGAAGGCGCCATCGGCTACCGGCGTTTTGCGGTGATCGCCGGTGAGAAAGCGATGGCGATTATCAAACTGGCGGACGGCAGCGAACCGCCGTTCGGCGCCACGGTGATGAATGCGCGTCAGCAGGAAACCGGCATCGTCAACGACGGCGGCAGCGTTTACCTGTCCGGGATTAATCCGGGAGAGGCGATGACGGTGCACTGGAACGGCGCGGCGCAGTGCGAGGTGCATCTGCCGATGCCGCTGCCGGCCGATATGTTGATGAATAACCTGCTGCTGCCTTGCCGCCCTGTCGGCGCACAGGATACCCCTCGACCCGATGACCAGACCGGCGCTGCGGCGCACGGTCACTGA
- a CDS encoding fimbrial protein yields the protein MLSQRNQAGAFVLLASCALFSAMGRAAPAEQGRGQVNMHGAIIDTACAIAAGSRDQTIDMETVPLGQMMRDGRGITKTFSIELVNCVVERPGNKPDWKFFQVTFDGHADGTLFGVQGEARGVALKIDDSNGNVVIPGEPLAQESVTPGNRVLKYSMTLMPNHQPLKAGAYFSTVRFKLDYF from the coding sequence ATGTTGTCACAACGGAACCAGGCCGGCGCATTTGTTTTGCTGGCCAGCTGCGCGCTGTTTTCCGCCATGGGCCGCGCCGCGCCTGCCGAGCAGGGCCGGGGCCAGGTCAATATGCACGGCGCCATTATCGATACCGCTTGTGCGATTGCCGCCGGCAGCCGCGATCAGACCATCGATATGGAGACGGTGCCACTGGGGCAGATGATGCGCGACGGTCGGGGAATAACGAAAACGTTCAGTATCGAATTGGTGAATTGCGTCGTAGAGAGGCCGGGAAATAAACCTGACTGGAAGTTTTTTCAGGTGACGTTCGACGGCCATGCGGACGGCACGCTATTCGGCGTGCAGGGCGAAGCCCGGGGCGTCGCGTTAAAAATTGATGATAGCAACGGCAATGTGGTGATCCCCGGAGAACCTCTGGCGCAGGAAAGCGTAACGCCGGGAAACCGCGTGCTGAAATATTCAATGACATTAATGCCGAATCACCAGCCACTGAAGGCGGGAGCATATTTTTCCACAGTGCGTTTTAAGCTGGATTACTTTTGA
- a CDS encoding fimbrial protein, with product MKLNKIMLAAVMAIGATSFAHAADQGHGKVNFIGSIIDAPCSIAPESLDQTVDLGQVSNVALKNGGSSNPRSFDIKLEQCDIATLKSVTTTFTGSASPTNKDLLGITGTASGAGVAITYGGKAVELGKATTAQKLNEGNNTLHFAAYLQGEGASAAVVPGDFSAVADFTLAYQ from the coding sequence ATGAAACTTAATAAAATCATGCTGGCCGCGGTGATGGCAATTGGCGCAACCTCTTTCGCTCACGCTGCCGATCAGGGGCACGGTAAAGTTAACTTTATTGGTTCCATTATTGATGCGCCTTGCTCCATCGCCCCTGAATCTCTCGACCAGACCGTTGACCTGGGCCAGGTGTCCAACGTGGCGCTGAAAAACGGCGGCTCTTCCAATCCGCGTTCGTTTGATATCAAGCTGGAGCAGTGCGATATCGCCACGCTGAAGAGCGTCACCACCACCTTTACCGGCTCAGCGTCGCCGACCAATAAAGATTTGCTGGGCATTACGGGTACCGCCAGCGGTGCCGGCGTTGCCATCACTTACGGCGGTAAAGCCGTTGAGCTGGGTAAAGCCACTACGGCGCAGAAGCTGAATGAAGGTAATAACACCTTGCATTTTGCTGCCTACCTGCAAGGTGAAGGCGCTTCCGCCGCCGTGGTTCCGGGCGATTTCTCTGCCGTGGCCGATTTCACCCTGGCTTATCAGTAA
- a CDS encoding fimbrial protein: MKIFVFLLCCLAPLLLVGKAQAFTCRTSDGGYILPGGSTAPVDVRVRIGPQLSYGKNEIVNVSQVTCKNDTASWIDYLKTDSPALTMNNAIFGGISNGTTINGADYNSPVPAGISVMELTNLNQQTVNIRVYIVLSRFPTPDIKINKGDIIGQINFRQTNDRPNCPKCGPYRWRLIADNDAYFVTTSCTINNGQQINVDFNQIRQDFLTQNVTDAQIKQDKAISYQCDDHSATQDVLIRLVSDATGFSPDFIKTSNANVGVAMVYKDAVIKPNNAFRTRIVNGMGSDTLTFVPVKNNVPYTSIATGPLSGSATLIFSAP, translated from the coding sequence GTGAAAATTTTTGTTTTTTTATTATGCTGCCTGGCGCCGTTGCTGCTGGTCGGCAAGGCGCAGGCGTTTACCTGCCGGACTTCCGACGGCGGTTATATTCTCCCGGGCGGCTCGACAGCGCCCGTTGATGTACGGGTGCGCATCGGGCCGCAGCTGTCGTACGGTAAAAACGAGATCGTCAACGTCAGCCAGGTCACCTGTAAAAACGACACGGCCAGTTGGATCGACTATCTAAAAACCGACAGCCCGGCGTTAACCATGAACAACGCAATTTTTGGCGGCATCAGCAACGGCACCACCATTAACGGCGCCGACTATAACTCGCCGGTGCCGGCGGGCATTAGCGTGATGGAGCTGACCAACCTGAACCAGCAGACGGTGAATATCCGGGTTTATATCGTGCTGAGCCGCTTCCCCACCCCGGATATTAAAATCAACAAAGGGGACATCATCGGCCAAATCAATTTCAGGCAGACCAACGACCGGCCGAACTGTCCGAAATGCGGCCCCTACCGCTGGCGCCTGATTGCCGATAACGACGCCTACTTCGTGACTACCAGCTGCACCATTAACAACGGCCAGCAGATTAACGTCGACTTTAATCAGATACGTCAGGACTTTCTGACGCAGAACGTCACGGATGCGCAAATCAAGCAGGACAAGGCGATCAGCTATCAGTGCGACGATCACAGCGCCACTCAGGATGTGCTGATCAGACTGGTCAGCGACGCCACCGGGTTTTCGCCGGACTTTATCAAAACCAGCAACGCCAACGTGGGCGTCGCCATGGTGTATAAAGACGCGGTGATCAAACCCAACAATGCTTTCCGCACCCGGATCGTCAACGGCATGGGCAGCGACACCCTCACCTTTGTGCCGGTAAAAAATAATGTGCCTTATACCAGCATCGCCACCGGGCCGCTGTCCGGTTCAGCAACGCTGATTTTCAGCGCGCCTTGA
- a CDS encoding fimbrial protein, with translation MTCIGRTLAAGLLSALSGYGAFAADQGTRVSITATVVAPPPCEINDGRTIDVDFGKVGVNRIDGSRYMQRLSYSVHCEFLDPARQLKMKIVGTGAAFDANVLHTSINGLGIKLLADGKPFNLNSALNIDYTTLPVLDAVPVKSAAATLTEGKFTSGATMQIDYF, from the coding sequence ATGACATGCATTGGAAGAACATTGGCCGCCGGCCTGCTGAGCGCGCTATCCGGCTACGGCGCTTTCGCCGCCGATCAGGGGACGCGGGTCAGCATCACCGCCACGGTGGTGGCGCCGCCGCCCTGTGAGATTAACGACGGACGCACCATCGACGTGGACTTCGGCAAGGTCGGCGTAAACCGCATCGACGGCAGCCGCTATATGCAGCGGCTGAGCTACAGCGTGCACTGTGAGTTCCTCGACCCCGCCAGACAGCTGAAGATGAAAATCGTCGGCACCGGCGCGGCATTTGACGCCAACGTGCTGCACACCAGCATCAACGGTCTCGGCATTAAACTGCTGGCGGATGGCAAGCCGTTTAACCTCAACAGCGCGCTCAATATTGATTACACCACGCTGCCTGTGCTGGACGCCGTGCCGGTCAAATCCGCTGCCGCCACGCTGACGGAAGGGAAATTCACCAGCGGCGCCACCATGCAGATCGACTATTTTTAA
- a CDS encoding esterase-like activity of phytase family protein, giving the protein MMKTTPLACLFASMLCSTTLWAQQEVDAQLAGHALLPVSSTVTPPDDAPADLRQSGKYTSGQRVSAPGSVAGLSADRPTGIGLPIDGQPRQGHSGIKHMPDGSYWVLTDNGFGSKANSPDAMLYLSHYRIDFKTGAVEPLNTVFLHDPDKKVPFHIVNESTDTRYLTGSDFDPEGFQFADNALWIGDEFGPYLIKATLDGKILAVFDTQVSGKVVKSPDNPTLTLPGAPDGKQNFQVARSKGFEGMALSKDGSKLYPLLEGALWDGEDFEQVDGKRYLRVLEFDVKRQQWSGRSWQYVLEDNAHAIGDFNMIDATHGLVIERDNGEGTADQACAVGAPTENCFSQVAKFKRVYRIAFSDANVGKPVEKQAYIDLLKIQDPNKLARKPLNNGVLTFPFFTIENVDVVDERHIIVGNDNNFPFSSSRQPNKADDSEFILLDVPQLLTP; this is encoded by the coding sequence ATGATGAAAACCACGCCTCTGGCATGCCTGTTCGCCAGTATGTTGTGCAGCACGACGCTGTGGGCGCAGCAGGAGGTCGATGCGCAGCTGGCCGGCCATGCGCTGCTGCCGGTCAGCAGCACGGTGACGCCGCCGGACGACGCGCCGGCGGACCTGCGCCAGAGCGGCAAATACACCAGCGGCCAGCGGGTCAGCGCGCCGGGCAGCGTTGCCGGCCTGTCGGCCGATCGTCCTACCGGCATCGGCCTGCCGATCGACGGCCAGCCGCGTCAGGGGCACTCCGGCATTAAACATATGCCGGACGGCAGTTACTGGGTGCTGACCGATAACGGCTTCGGCAGCAAGGCCAACTCACCGGACGCGATGCTGTATCTCAGCCACTACCGCATCGATTTTAAAACCGGCGCGGTGGAGCCGTTAAACACGGTATTTCTGCACGATCCGGACAAGAAAGTGCCGTTTCATATCGTTAACGAAAGCACCGACACGCGCTATCTGACCGGCAGCGATTTCGATCCGGAAGGCTTCCAGTTCGCCGATAATGCGCTATGGATCGGCGATGAGTTCGGCCCCTATCTGATCAAGGCCACGCTGGACGGTAAGATTCTGGCGGTGTTCGACACCCAGGTGAGCGGCAAGGTGGTGAAATCGCCGGACAACCCGACCCTGACGCTGCCGGGCGCGCCGGACGGCAAACAGAACTTCCAGGTGGCGCGCTCCAAGGGGTTTGAAGGTATGGCGCTGTCTAAAGACGGCAGCAAGCTGTACCCGCTGCTGGAAGGGGCGCTGTGGGACGGCGAAGATTTCGAACAGGTCGACGGCAAACGCTATCTGCGGGTGCTGGAGTTTGACGTTAAGCGGCAACAGTGGAGCGGGCGCAGCTGGCAGTACGTGCTGGAGGATAACGCCCATGCGATCGGCGATTTTAATATGATCGACGCCACGCACGGGCTGGTGATTGAACGAGATAACGGCGAAGGCACGGCGGACCAGGCCTGCGCCGTCGGCGCGCCGACGGAGAACTGTTTCAGCCAGGTGGCGAAGTTCAAACGGGTGTACCGCATCGCGTTTTCTGACGCCAACGTCGGCAAACCGGTGGAGAAGCAGGCCTATATCGACCTGCTGAAGATCCAGGACCCGAACAAGCTGGCGCGCAAGCCGCTGAATAACGGCGTGCTGACCTTCCCGTTCTTTACCATTGAAAACGTCGATGTGGTGGACGAGCGCCATATCATCGTCGGCAACGATAACAACTTCCCGTTTTCCTCCAGCCGCCAGCCGAATAAGGCGGACGACAGTGAGTTTATCCTGCTGGACGTACCGCAACTGCTAACGCCATAA
- a CDS encoding cyanate transporter, whose protein sequence is MRPLLTSVGPLLPTLRQATGLSFGGAALLTALPVLMMGLMALAGGWVNRLLSERASVLLSLLAIALGALWRELAPDSVQLLLSAVLGGLGIGVIQAVMPGIIKHHFLKRMALVAGLWSAALMGGGGLGAAVTPWLNRGHDWHSALAWWALPALAALVVWLWASRGLGRLTSPAGRQAGSLFRSPRAWLLGIYFGLINGGYASLIAWLPPYYMQLGWQPQASGVLLALMTLGQVAGALALPALARGHDRRPLLWAALIMQLVGFIGLIGWPLQTPWLWALLAGVGLGGAFPLCLVLALDHLPQPAAAGRLVAFMQGIGFLLAGVAPYISGLLRDYSGGFLLDWQLHTLLVLLLMALTARFHPRSYRQSGGG, encoded by the coding sequence ATGCGTCCGCTGTTAACCTCCGTCGGCCCGCTGCTGCCCACGCTGCGTCAGGCCACCGGCCTGAGCTTTGGCGGCGCCGCATTGCTGACCGCGCTGCCGGTGCTGATGATGGGCTTGATGGCGCTGGCCGGCGGGTGGGTCAACCGCCTGCTGAGCGAACGCGCCAGCGTATTGCTGAGCCTGCTGGCGATTGCGCTGGGGGCGTTGTGGCGCGAACTGGCGCCGGACAGCGTGCAGCTGCTGCTCAGCGCGGTGCTGGGCGGGCTGGGTATCGGCGTGATACAGGCGGTGATGCCGGGCATTATCAAACACCATTTTCTCAAGCGGATGGCGCTGGTGGCCGGCTTATGGTCGGCGGCATTAATGGGCGGCGGCGGGCTGGGGGCGGCGGTGACGCCGTGGCTGAACCGCGGCCACGACTGGCACAGCGCGCTGGCCTGGTGGGCGCTGCCGGCGCTGGCGGCCCTGGTGGTCTGGCTGTGGGCGAGCCGCGGTCTGGGGCGGCTGACGTCGCCGGCGGGCAGGCAGGCGGGCAGCCTGTTCCGCAGCCCGCGCGCCTGGCTGCTGGGGATTTACTTCGGCCTGATTAACGGCGGCTACGCCAGCCTGATCGCCTGGCTGCCGCCGTACTATATGCAGCTTGGCTGGCAGCCGCAGGCCAGCGGCGTATTGCTGGCGCTGATGACGCTGGGACAGGTGGCGGGCGCGCTGGCGCTGCCGGCGCTGGCGCGTGGTCACGATCGTCGTCCGCTGCTGTGGGCGGCGCTGATCATGCAGCTGGTCGGGTTTATCGGCCTGATCGGCTGGCCGCTGCAGACGCCGTGGCTGTGGGCGCTGCTGGCCGGCGTCGGCCTCGGCGGGGCGTTTCCGCTGTGTCTGGTGCTGGCGCTGGATCACCTGCCGCAGCCGGCGGCGGCCGGGCGGCTGGTGGCCTTTATGCAGGGCATCGGCTTTTTGCTGGCGGGCGTTGCGCCGTATATTTCCGGCCTGCTGCGTGACTACAGCGGCGGTTTCCTGCTCGACTGGCAGCTGCATACGCTGTTGGTGCTGCTGCTGATGGCGCTGACGGCGCGCTTCCATCCGCGCAGCTACCGGCAGAGTGGCGGCGGGTAA
- a CDS encoding LysR family transcriptional regulator, with translation MNRYPMFNPQLLLSFVAVCDSSSFTRAAERVCLSQSTVSQQVRRLEEMLGKPLFERSSHQVLLTEEGVKLLSYARRIIALNEEAHDALTGIWRDGVLRLGVPEDFAASTTELLADFSREHPHLRLDVTSGLSADLHHAYGREELDLILVKQRRSQPPHAARPEPLLWLDSLAFPAIEQSPVPLAVFPLNGLYRDQLCQALDNLGRRWRIGYSSASLAALTAASAAGLGVTLLPAGCRLPSHRVLGEAEGLPPVNDFELALYYRDSAPAAAGALAQRLTTFCRLA, from the coding sequence ATGAATCGTTATCCGATGTTCAACCCGCAGCTGCTGCTCAGCTTCGTTGCCGTATGCGACAGCAGCAGCTTTACCCGCGCCGCCGAGCGGGTATGCCTGTCGCAGTCGACCGTCAGCCAGCAGGTGCGCCGGCTGGAAGAGATGCTCGGCAAGCCGCTGTTTGAACGCTCCTCCCATCAGGTACTGCTGACCGAAGAGGGCGTAAAACTGCTCAGCTACGCCCGGCGCATTATCGCACTGAACGAAGAGGCGCACGATGCGCTGACCGGCATCTGGCGCGACGGCGTACTGCGCCTCGGGGTGCCGGAGGACTTCGCCGCCTCCACCACCGAGCTGCTGGCCGACTTCAGCCGCGAGCACCCGCACCTGCGGCTGGACGTCACCAGCGGTCTGAGCGCCGATCTGCACCATGCCTACGGCCGTGAAGAACTGGACCTGATTCTGGTGAAACAACGCCGCAGCCAGCCGCCGCACGCCGCGCGGCCGGAGCCGCTGCTGTGGCTGGACAGCCTGGCCTTTCCCGCCATTGAGCAGTCGCCGGTGCCGCTGGCGGTGTTTCCACTCAACGGGCTGTACCGCGACCAGCTGTGTCAGGCGCTGGACAACCTCGGCAGACGTTGGCGCATCGGCTACAGCAGCGCCAGCCTGGCGGCGCTGACCGCCGCGTCCGCCGCCGGACTGGGCGTCACCCTGCTTCCCGCCGGCTGCCGGCTGCCGAGCCACCGCGTGCTGGGTGAGGCTGAAGGGCTACCGCCGGTGAATGATTTCGAGCTGGCGCTGTATTACCGCGACAGCGCCCCCGCCGCCGCCGGCGCGCTGGCGCAGCGGCTGACGACGTTTTGCCGGCTGGCGTAA
- the xylR gene encoding D-xylose utilization transcriptional activator XylR (D-xylose enhances binding of XylR to the xyl promoter and activates transcription.), with protein MFEKRYRITLLFNANKVYDRQVVEGVGEYLQASQCDWDIFIEEDFRCRIDNIKEWLGDGVIADFDDREIERLLDNVQVPIVGVGGSYHRDDDYPPVHYIATDNHALVEAAFMHLKEKGLNRFAFYGLPPEGGKRWAQEREHAFRRLVAQEQYQGVVYQGMSTAPENWQYAQNRLADWVQTLPQQTGIIAVTDARARHLLQVCEHLAIPVPEKLSVIGIDNEELTRYLSRVALSSVAQGSRQMGYHAAKLLHRLLQQRELPLQRILVPPLKVIERRSTDYRSLRDPAVIQAMHYIRHHACRGIKVEQVLDAVGLSRSNLEKRFKEETGQTIHHAIHAEKLERARNLLATTALSINEISQMCGYPSLQYFYSVFRKGDAMTPKEYREKYAETAC; from the coding sequence ATGTTCGAAAAACGCTACCGTATTACATTGTTATTTAACGCGAATAAGGTGTATGACCGCCAGGTGGTGGAAGGGGTGGGCGAATATTTACAGGCGTCGCAGTGCGACTGGGATATTTTTATTGAAGAAGATTTCCGCTGCCGCATCGACAACATTAAAGAGTGGCTGGGCGACGGGGTGATCGCCGATTTTGACGACCGCGAGATTGAACGGCTGCTGGATAACGTTCAGGTGCCGATTGTCGGCGTCGGCGGCTCCTATCACCGTGACGACGACTACCCGCCGGTGCACTACATCGCCACCGACAATCATGCGCTGGTGGAAGCGGCGTTTATGCACCTGAAGGAAAAGGGGTTGAACCGCTTTGCGTTTTACGGCCTGCCGCCCGAAGGCGGCAAACGCTGGGCGCAGGAGCGCGAGCATGCCTTTCGCCGGCTGGTGGCGCAGGAACAGTATCAGGGGGTGGTGTATCAGGGGATGTCGACCGCGCCGGAAAACTGGCAGTACGCGCAGAACCGGCTGGCGGACTGGGTGCAGACCCTGCCGCAGCAGACCGGCATTATTGCGGTGACCGATGCGCGCGCCCGCCATCTGCTGCAGGTGTGCGAACATCTGGCGATTCCGGTGCCGGAGAAGTTGAGCGTGATCGGCATCGATAACGAAGAACTGACGCGTTATCTGTCGCGCGTGGCGCTCTCTTCGGTGGCGCAGGGGTCGCGGCAGATGGGCTACCACGCCGCCAAGCTGCTGCACCGCCTGTTACAACAGCGTGAGCTGCCGCTGCAGCGCATTTTGGTGCCGCCGCTGAAAGTGATCGAACGGCGCTCGACGGATTACCGCTCGCTGCGCGATCCGGCGGTGATTCAGGCGATGCACTATATCCGCCATCATGCCTGCCGTGGCATCAAGGTGGAACAGGTGCTGGATGCGGTGGGGCTGTCGCGCTCCAATCTGGAGAAGCGTTTTAAAGAGGAAACCGGCCAGACGATTCACCATGCGATCCACGCCGAGAAACTGGAGCGGGCGCGTAACCTGCTGGCGACGACCGCGTTATCGATCAATGAGATTTCACAGATGTGCGGCTACCCGTCGCTGCAATATTTTTATTCGGTGTTCCGCAAGGGCGACGCTATGACGCCGAAAGAGTACCGGGAAAAATACGCCGAAACGGCCTGCTGA